Proteins co-encoded in one Salvia splendens isolate huo1 chromosome 4, SspV2, whole genome shotgun sequence genomic window:
- the LOC121799193 gene encoding stress-related protein-like: MAEPEAIPLPSDQPVLENEEKKLKYLDFVQVAVAYIVVCFSTLYEYAKENSGPLRPGVQTVEGTVRTVIGPVYEKFHNFPSDLLNFIDRKVDESIIELDHHVPALLKQLTSRAWAAAQGLASEVQRDGLADTASNMAKNACAEYRPTAKALYADYEPVAEQYAVAVWRALNNLPLFAQVAHIMVPTAAHWAEKYNQGVSDAEEKGYALSRYFPMIPVERIAKMFGAETEPDVSNNVGYVTVS; this comes from the exons ATGGCGGAACCGGAAGCCATTCCGCTGCCCTCCGATCAACCT GTTTTGGAAAATGAGGAGAAGAAGCTGAAATATCTGGATTTCGTGCAAGTGGCGGTGGCGTACATCGTCGTATGCTTCTCGACGCTCTACGAATATGCCAAGGAGAATTCCGGTCCGTTGCGGCCCGGAGTTCAGACCGTTGAAGGAACCGTCAGAACCGTCATCGGACCGGTCTACGAGAAATTCCATAATTTTCCCTCCGACCTCCTCAACTTCATCGATCGCAAG GTGGATGAGTCCATAATTGAGTTGGACCATCACGTGCCGGCTCTACTAAAGCAGCTCACAAGCCGAGCTTGGGCCGCGGCTCAGGGGCTGGCGTCCGAGGTACAGCGAGACGGCTTAGCTGATACGGCTTCAAACATGGCTAAGAACGCATGCGCAGAGTACCGGCCCACAGCCAAGGCGCTCTATGCTGACTACGAGCCCGTGGCTGAACAGTACGCTGTGGCTGTTTGGCGTGCACTGAACAACCTCCCGCTGTTCGCTCAAGTGGCGCACATCATGGTCCCGACGGCCGCACATTGGGCCGAGAAGTATAATCAGGGAGTGTCGGATGCGGAGGAGAAGGGCTACGCTCTGTCGCGCTACTTTCCGATGATCCCCGTCGAGAGGATTGCCAAAATGTTCGGAGCCGAGACCGAGCCGGATGTTTCCAACAACGTTGGATACGTCACCGTTTCTTAA
- the LOC121801640 gene encoding bifunctional protein FolD 2-like, which yields MSDPKVTIIDGKTVAQTIRSEIAAEVSRLSQTYGKVPGLAVVIVGQRKDSQSYVNMKRKACAEVGIKSLDFDLPENVSESDLIFKVHELNANPDVHGILVQLPLPKHINEEKILTEISLEKDVDGFHPLNIGKLAMKGRDPLFVPCTPKGCIELLTRHGITIKGKNAVVVGRSNIVGLPVSLLLLKEDATVTIVHSRTKEPESIIRNADIIIAAAGQPAMIKGSWIKPGAAVIDVGTNAVDDPSKKSGYRLVGDVDFQEACKTAGCITPVPGGAGPMTVAMLLKNTLDGAKRVIEC from the exons ATGTCGGATCCCAAGGTCACTATAATCGACGGCAAAACAGTCGCCCAAACAATCCGATCGGAGATCGCCGCCGAAGTCAGCCGCCTCTCTCAAACTTACGGCAAG GTTCCCGGTCTAGCTGTTGTCATTGTTGGGCAAAGGAAGGATTCCCAGAGCTATGTGAATATGAAAAGGAAAGCTTGTGCAGAAGTTGGAATCAAGTCGCTTGATTTCGACCTGCCAGAGAATGTCTCCGAATCTGACTtgattttcaaagttcatgaaTTGAATGCCAATCCTGATGTTCATG GTATACTGGTTCAGCTCCCGTTGCCTAAACATATAAACGAAGAGAAAATTCTAACTGAGATATCTCTGGAAAAGGATGTAGATGGATTTCATCCTCTCAATATTGGTAAGTTAGCAATGAAGGGCAGAGATCCTCTCTTTGTCCCCTGCACCCCAAAG GGTTGCATTGAGCTTCTTACCCGCCATGGCATTACTATTAAGGGAAAGAATGCTGTTGTGGTAGGCCGGAGTAACATAGTTGGTTTGCCAGTTTCGTTGCTCCTTCTAAAGGAAGATGCCACCGTCACTATAGTCCACTCTCGTACCAAAGAACCAGAGAGCATTATACGGAATGCTGACATCATCATCGCTGCTGCAGGACAACCTGCAATG ATCAAGGGCAGTTGGATCAAACCTGGTGCTGCAGTAATTGATGTGGGAACCAATGCTGTGGATGATCCTAGTAAAAAATCTGGTTATAGGCTTGTAGGGGATGTGGATTTTCAGGAAGCATGTAAGACGGCCGGCTGCATTACTCCAGTTCCTGGTGGCGCCGGGCCGATGACTGTTGCAATGTTGCTAAAGAACACATTGGATGGAGCTAAGAGAGTAATAGAGTGCTAG